A region from the Cryptosporangium arvum DSM 44712 genome encodes:
- a CDS encoding LysE family transporter — protein sequence MFTAALAGLGLGLFVAAQVGPVSLLCVRTVLRHGLAPGLAVGLGAALVDVFYAFLGMLGVAQLIRSDVVRWSLGFVGALVLVWMGARTLWTAHRVRLGLETSGEVASVAAALRTSVLATASNPLTIVSWASIFAAASTAALMSSFGAAASLLTGVGLGSVGWFTGLAFVVFLARQRVGTRLLQAVDSIAGAGLVAFGGLLAFRTVRDS from the coding sequence ATGTTCACCGCTGCCCTGGCCGGACTGGGTCTCGGCCTGTTCGTCGCGGCCCAGGTCGGGCCGGTGTCCCTGTTGTGCGTGCGGACCGTGCTGCGTCACGGGCTGGCTCCCGGCCTGGCCGTGGGGCTCGGCGCCGCGCTCGTCGACGTCTTCTACGCGTTCCTGGGCATGCTCGGGGTCGCGCAGCTGATCCGTTCGGACGTCGTGCGGTGGTCACTGGGGTTCGTCGGGGCGCTGGTGCTGGTGTGGATGGGCGCTCGGACGCTCTGGACCGCTCATCGGGTGCGGCTGGGGCTGGAGACCTCGGGTGAGGTCGCTTCGGTGGCGGCCGCGCTGCGTACGTCCGTGCTCGCCACCGCGTCGAACCCGCTGACGATCGTGTCCTGGGCGTCGATCTTCGCGGCGGCGTCCACGGCGGCCCTCATGTCCTCGTTCGGGGCGGCGGCTTCGCTGCTCACCGGCGTCGGCCTGGGTAGCGTCGGCTGGTTCACGGGTTTGGCTTTCGTCGTGTTTCTGGCCCGGCAGCGGGTCGGTACCCGGCTTCTGCAGGCCGTGGACTCGATCGCCGGTGCCGGTCTGGTGGCGTTCGGGGGCCTGCTCGCATTTCGGACTGTGCGGGATAGTTAG